The nucleotide sequence NNNNNNNNNNNNNNNNNNNNNNNNNNNNNNNNNNNNNNNNNNNNNNNNNNNNNNNNNNNNNNNNNNNNNNNNNNNNNNNNNNNNNNNNNNNNNNNNNNNNNNNNNNNNNNNNNNNNNNNNNNNNNNNNNNNNNNNNNNNNNNNNNNNNNNNNNNNNNNNNNNNNNNNNNNNNNNNNNNNNNNNNNNNNNNNNNNNNNNNNNNNNNNNNNNNNNNNNNNNNNNNNNNNNNNNNNNNNNNNNNNNNNNNNNNNNNNNNNNNNNNNNNNNNNNNNNNNNNNNNNNNNNNNNNNNNNNNNNNNNNNNNNNNNNNNNNNNNNNNNNNNNNNNNNNNNNNNNNNNNNNNNNNNNNNNNNNNNNNNNNNNNNNNNNNNNNNNNNNNNNNNNNNNNNNNNNNNNNNNNNNNNNNNNNNNNNNNNNNNNNNNNNNNNNNNNNNNNNNNNNNNNNNNNNNNNNNNNNNNNNNNNNNNNNNNNNNNNNNNNNNNNNNNNNNNNNNNNNNNNNNNNNNNNNNNNNNNNNNNNNAAAAAAGTGGAAGtcgagttgcaaccaagttataaaGACATGCAATTGCGTGCCTAGTGTGGGGCATGCAACTGGGGCCCCTCTCTTGATGCCACGCCCTTCGAcaaaacaacccccccccccaagttgttaccaagttagaagacatgtagttgtgtgcctagtgtgggacatgcaaacTGGTGTCTCTCCTCGTACAAACAAAAAATGAAAGTCGAGTTGCAACCAGTTATAACACATGCAGTTGCGGCCATTCTCGGAGACATGTAGTTGCATCCCTTGCTGTTTGGCGTGCAACTGGGACCCTCTCTCTTGACGCTGCCTCATCCAACAAAACAAAAGGTCAATCCTGAGTTGCGTGCCTAGTGGCAAGCGTGCAACCATTCCTTTCTCCAGACAAGAAAACACAGAGTTGAATCGGGGGCAACACTTACAGTTGCATGCATAGTGGTATACATGCAACTACCCCTTCCCCGACAAAAACACCACATAGTTGCAGTCACGTTGAAGATATGCAATTTGCGGTAGGGGGCGATATTTGCAGTTGCATGGCTCATGTCATGCATGCAAGTGCCCGGCCCGACAAAACACCACAAAATTTCAGTCGGGACACGACACCTGGAGTTGTGTGCCTAGTGACAGACAAACAATTTTGCACTCCCAACAAAATTCCACATAGTTGCAGTTGCATTGAAGGCATACATTTACGTCGGGGTGCGACACTTGCATATGTGTCTAGCGATAAACATGCAGCTGCCCCCTCCCTTGACAAAGAACAATTGATTTACAGTCGACGAAGTCAGGGAGATTGTGCAACCAGATGACAATGATgtaaattttcaaaaataaaactTGTTgctcaataaaaaataaaaaataaggtaACTAGAATCATGCCAAAAAGGTTTGAGAACAATGATAAAAAAGGGGAAAAAGCAAGAGAAAAAGTGAAAATACAAAATGTAAAAAAGAAATTCAAACATGACAAGGAAAATGGACGAAAGAATCATTTAAAACACTTACAagtaaataaaaaactaaaaaagatACAAAATAGCTGCCCTCGGTAGTTCTCAGCTGCTTCCCCACCCCTCTTCGGACGGTCTGTTTCCCCCGTTGAAAAGTTAAGCGCAAAACTAGACAAAAAATAAACCTCTCAAGCCGAGCCCATAGCGCATATTTGGCCACACGAGGGAAAAGAAacaataaaagaaaaggaaatcgGCCCATCGCGCACCTAAGCAATCTATTTTAATATGAGACAAACATAGCTGCATGGATCTTGAAGCAACAACGATCTAACGGCGAGGGAGTCGACTGAGTTTTAACAGTCCCGTATGAACCTAAGCAGAGAAAAAAAATagtagaaaaaaattaaaaaagtcgAGGCCTATGAAATAAAGTGCTTGGTACTGCTACTAACTAAGAACAAAAAAACATACACACGTCACTTCACTCTATCTGTTTGTTCCCTTCCTGTACGAAAAcatcaaaaataaaaaagaaaacggACCTAAACCTTGTAAAACAACTGGCAAAATAAAGCTGAACACACGAAGAAAAGGACCCCCGCCCAGCCCACCATCTCAAGCCTGCCCCGACCAAAAAAGCAAAGACAAAAGAACAGGCCCAGCCAGTTCGTTCCTTATGTGTGCTGATTTACAGGAAACAACAGGGCTACACGGATCCTAAAGCAACACAAAGATCTAAGGGGCAACAAATCGACTTAGACTTCACTAAAAAccagtcgactgatttttagcagAGCCGTTAGAAATAACAATCAGAGAGATATCCCGAGTAATTTATTCATCCATGAAGGAGGAGGACATACAATTTACAAACCAACAAAAGCAACCAGCAGCATACAACTGTCGACTCATCAGACATCATCAGTCCCAAACATACACGGTCCGTTCATACATGATACATTAACTATCACTGGACTCTCgtttcgaaagaaaaaaaaactatcacTGGACTCAGGCACAGATAGACCAGCAGCATATCCTCAGAGGAACCTGTTGAGtaagtcgtcgacggtggtgtACTTGACGTCAGGGTACAGCTCGCTCGCCTCCACGCCGAACGACGGCGCGATCTCGATGTTGGTCTGGTCCCCCTTGATGTACGACGCGTGCCCGATCGAGAAGATGATGTTCATCGGGATCGGCGCCTCTGTAGCGTACACGTACACAAAGACGAATTAACACGTCAGTACGGTGTAGTTCGACGTATCCCGTCAAGCGTGAGCTTAGTATCGGTCGAGTTCTTCCTAACCTTGGATCTGCTTGAGGACGGCGTCCTCGGGGACGTACACCCTCTGGAacgtcttgccggtcttcttctcccACAGCGACACCAGCTCGTTGTGCGACAGCGTGTTGGCCGGCGGCTTGATGTACAGCACCTTGTTCTCCGCCCGGGGGTCGTCCGCCGCCAGGACCGTGTACGCGCCGATGTCCGCCTCGTCCACGAAGACGACCTTGGTCTCGCCGTCGCCGAGGATGACGACGCTGTCGGTCGGGGGCGCCGGGGAGAGCACCTGCCCGATGGTGGGGAGCGAGTACCCGGCGAAGTAGTTGGCCACCACGTAGGTGTAGGGGATGCCCTCGGCCTCGATGGCGCGACGGATGCCCGCCTTGAGGGCGAAGATGGACTTGGCCGGCTCCACGGCGCCGGTGCGGTCCACATCCAGCCCGAACTCCGACGGGAAGAACCTCTGCGCAGACAGAGCACCGCAATGTGTGAAGCAGCCGCACGTATGTACGTGCATGGATGCAAATAACTGAGCTGCACAAGATAGTACAGTACCTTCACGTTGCCGGCCTCCTTGATGGCGGCGATGAGCTTGGTCTGGTCGGCGATCTGCATCGCGCCCAGCGTGGAGATGACGACGTCGGCCGCCTTGACGGCGCTCACCAGGCTGCCGTGGTCGTAGAGATCGCCCGTGAGGAGCGTCACGCCCGAGTCCTGGAAGGTCTTGAGCAGCTGCGCCTTGGCCGGGTCGGAGGGGACGGCGTCCCGGACGAGCGCCAGGGTGGGGTGGCCGAGCCGCGCGCTCGCCGCGACGACGTGCCTGCCGATGTACCCCGTCGCGCCGATCACAAGGATCCTGCTCTTGACATCGGACGCCATGATCTTCCTCGTACCTTGACAGGTGTAAAGATCCTATCGCCTTGGCttgcttgctctctctctctctcttgcactgCCACGGCTTTAAATATGAATGCGAGCCTTTGATGTTACGCCTGCAATAATGGTGGATCCATGATAGCCGCTCCATCTCCGGCGATCTTCTGTCCCTACCCAAAAAAAAAAGAGCTTACCACAGAGTCTGGATGCGTGCGTGTATGTGGTTCAGTTTTAGGTCAGGTCCATTGGAACGAACTGACGAGACGTGCACTTTAGAGACAGGTTCGTGGTGACTGACAGGACACACCGTTTGGTAAGGTGGGGCGTGCATCACATTCCTCACCATAAATCTACGGACTTCTAGAAAATTGCTGATGTGGATTTATTATAACCGCATTATTATAAATGACACCGAAAAGAGATCCCGTATTGTGCACTATATGATGATTTTATGCATTCTCTATAGGCGACATAGATCACTCAAACTTTCCccggaaaaaaagaagaaaaagatatAGATCACTCAAACTTTGTTCAGGCTCAGGGCTTGTTTACAGCGCCAGAAAATAAAAACACAAGTTATGTCACTCTAAGGCTCCCGTAGAAAAAGAATACATGCATCTTGTTTGATTCGAACGGGATAAACGAGGTCTGAGCTCATATCTCATCGAAAAGAATTGCCCTATCTGACTCTCctgttttttctcttttctttttaatAAAAGTTCATCAAAAACAAAACACTTCAAACATAATAAAATACATCGAGAGGTTCCTAAATCACTGAACGACCGCTGCCGCTGTTAGAACAAGCCGCCGACACTGCGACCGCTCCCTTATCAGAGCAGGCTTGACTTTGTCGATGACAGCCGAGAAATCTTCGTCTATGCCCCTAAGGACCAACGCCCTATAGCCACCGTCGTCGCCGTTGAATCATTGAATAGATCTGAAGAATCTGACACCAAATCTCGTGACACAATGAAAAAGTCTAACCTCACCGTCCAATGAGACCGAAATAATCTACACCGGAGATCCGTCGAGTACGTTCCGACGAACTAGGGGAGGATCAGAGTCCGAAAGACAAATTCGAAGAGGAAGCGTCGCCATCCACCTGAGCGCCTCACCTGTGAGAATTAAAATTtctaacctaaactactagccgGAGCAGAGGCATCGAGATTCTCCTCCCCGCCACCGGCCCGGAGCGGTAATCAGAGAGGAGGCGGATCCACGGGCTCGTTGACGAAGTCTGGTGGGAAGAGTTTGCCCTGTCTGCCAAAGTATAGGAAAGGAACACTAGACTGGTTTCCTTCTCCTTATTACCAAAGTCTTTCACTACATTCCAAAGTCTTTCATAATTCATACGCTTAGACTCTCTTGTTCTATCACTACATTCCAAAGTCTTTCATAATTCATACGCTGATAATGTACATAACAGTTCTTCCAAATCTTTCATTACCAACAAACCATGGTACCTTCATCTATAGAAACAAACCACGGTATGATGTGACTCCCATCAGTCCACCACCAACTCCCATGAGGCATGACTACTCGCTGAGTACTTTCCTTCAAACATCAGTTCACCACCAACCCCCGAAGCAAGTGAAAGATATAACTTCACAAGGAGGATCACGTTCTAGAAAAAAGAGGGAAAATGGGAAAGGTAGAAGAAAGTTCGGTGACGCATCCACATCAGGTTTCTGTTGTTCACGTCAGGGCAGCTCAACCGCTTGGTTCCTAGTTTTTTTTTGGACCCTGGCTTGGTTCctcattagagcatctacaaccgcagCGTGCAAATCCGGACCCTCAAACGACCGCGGACGCGTCTGCGGACACTGCTGGGCACTCCTCAAATCCTCTCATCCACATCTATGTATCTCATCCTGCTAGGGTGGTTTGGGAGAAAACCCTAACCCGCACCGCCGGGCACATCCATCCCCAtcctcccctccgccgccgctggaggaggtcgccgggcaAAGACCCGGGCGGCTGACGGCGGCGGCGAAGGCCCTCTTCCCTCCCCNNNNNNNNNNNNNNNNNNNNNNNNNNNNNNNNNNNNNNNNNNNNNNNNNNNNNNNNNNNNNNNNNNNNNNNNNNNNNNNNNNNNNNNNNNNNNNNNNNNNNNNNNNNNNNNNNNNNNNNNNNNNNNNNNNNNNNNNNNNNNNNNNNNNNNNNNNNNNNNNNNNNNNNNNNNNNNNNNNNNNNNNNNNNNNNNNNNNNNNNNNNNNNNNNNNNNNNNNNNNNNNNNNNNNNNNNNNNNNNNNNNNNNNNNNNNNNNNNNNNNNNNNNNNNNNNNNNNNNNNNNNNNNNNNNNNNNNNNNNNNNNNNNNNNNNNNNNNNNNNNNNNNNNNNNNNNNNNNNNNNNNNNNNNNNNNNNNNNNNNNNNGGAGCTGCTAGGCTTCGTGGAAGATCTGGTGGCGCTGGCTGATCGGCGGGTTCGCTTGGTCATGGCAGCCTTGGTCGCGGTGGTCAGCGGCTCAGCCGATCGGCGAAGGCGGAACATGGCTGGTGACAGTGGCGATGTTCTGTCTGGATCCTGGGGCGGCGGCCCTAGAAGGTGGAGGCGGGTGAAGCTCGAgcttcccgcggcggcatggcgtggtgcagtcTCTGTCCAAGGCGGATCTACGCCGGCGATGTGGTGGTTGTACTATGGATTGGTTCAGATCAAAGACGGTGACGAGTGTGAGGGATCCATCTCGGCAGCTCTAGCGGTTTGGCGAGGTTGGGTGGCAGCCCTCCTCccaggctccagtggtggcacactcaggcAGTGGCAGGTGCGCCAGGGCTCCTACAGTGACACTGCTCTTGTGGTTGGTCGCCAGATCTAGGcggctagatctggggctttgaaggcggtcgagacggtGCATAGGTTGTCGGGTGGATTTCTTTGGACGAATCTGGGTGAAAACCTAGTCTTCGGTCGGTGGCTGGAGCCGGTGACGACGAcgcccttatcatcgtttccttcatgaaggcatcatcgaggtgaagctcccaacaccacccaatacctccggggggaaccctagatcagttgatcggatgacaGCGGCAATCTTATGTCAttacccccttgggggcggcattcttggaggtgcactcgggctcgagggaccagcggaCAACATCTTGGGTGGAGCGGTGTTTCATTGAACATATTCATGGCGGTGGATCTCAGCAGCGCGGAGCAGTGGAGGCTcgacaagatctatctaggagatgtatagcaacgagggggagagtgtgtctacgtaccctcgtagaccgtaagcggaagcgtttcacaacgtggttgatgtagtcgaactttctatccaccgatcgagtaccgaacgtacggcacctccgagttctgcacacattcagctcggtgacgtcccttgccttcttgatccagcaagacgtcgaggtagtagatgagttccgtcagcacgacagcgtggtgatgataTGGTGAAGTAATCTCCGCAGggttttgcctaagcactatgaaaatatgatcgGGGAGTAAACTGtcgaggggggcgccgcacacggttaGGCAATTGTCTCGGGTGTGCTAGGgcgcccctccccacatatatataggtgggagggagaggggaggtagccaaggggcgccccaagtaggccgaatcctacttggggtccctccccaATTCGCCCCCTACTATAtttataggagggggaaggaaagagggggaaggggaaggaaggggaaatcctattccctttctttcttttccttcttcccctttccatctccacttaggccggcccatatggggggtgtACCAGCCCCTTGtgtctggtgtgtttcccctcttggcccataaagcccatatcttttgtcggggtgttcggaaccccttccggtgatccgatatgtACCAGGTAtcctctggaacacttccgatgtccgaataccatcatcatatatatatatatatacatatatatacctcccaaccatttcgagactcctcgtcatgttcgtaatctcatccgggactccgaacaacattcggtcaccaaatcacataactcatataatactatatcgtcatcgaacgttaagggtgcggaccctacgggttcgagaactatgtagacatgacctagacatttctccggtcaataaccaatagcggaacctagatgctcatattggctcccacatattctacgaagatctttatcggtcgaactgttatgacaacatacgttattccctttgtccatcggtatgttacttgcccgagattcgatcatcggtatcttcatacctagatcAATcctgttaccgacaagtctctttattagttccataatacatcacctcatgactaactccttagtcgttttcttgcaagcttatgatgtgtattaccgagagggcccaaagatacctcttcgatactcggagtgacaaatcctaatctcgatctatgccaactcaacaaacacctccggagatacctttagagcatctttataatcacctagttacgttgtgacttttgatagcacacaaggcattccttcgatatccgggagttgcataatctcatagtcgaaggaatatgtattttacatgaagaaagcaatagcaataaaactgaaactgaatgatcaatatgctatgctaacagatgtgtcttgtccatcacatcattctcctaatgatgtgatctcatttatcaaatgataacacatgtctatggttaggaaacctaaccatctttgattaacgagctagtctagtagaggcttactagggacacaatgttttgtctatgtaacCACACATGTGTCAAGTTTctaattaatacaattctagcatgaaaaacaaacatttatcatgaaataaggaaatataaaataacaaatttattattgcctatagggcatatttccttcagtctcccacttgcactatagtcattaacctagttcacatggccatgtgatttaacaccaatagttcacatcgtcatgtgattaacacctatagttcacatcatcatgtgaccaacacataaaaggtttactagagtcaatatctagttctcatcgccatgtgattaacacccaaagagtactaaggtgtgatcatgttttgcttgtgagagaagtttagtcaatgggtgtgccacattcagatccgtatgtattttgcaaatttctatgtatacaatgctctgcatggagctactctagctaattgttcccacgttcaatacgtatctagactgagacttagagtcatctagatcagtgtcaaggCTTGCATTGACATAATTCTTTACGATGAactatttatcacctccataaccaagaaacatttccttagtcctctttaaggtaaccAATGACAATTTTGACTGCtacccagtgatccactcctggattactttggtacctccctgccagacttatggcaaggcacacatcaggtctggtacacagcataacatacatgatagaatatggatgaggcatagggaatgactttcattttctctctatcttatgcagtggtcaggctttgagtctaactcaacttcacaccttataacacatgcaagaaccctttctttgactgacccattttgaacttctaaaactttgtcaaggtatgtgctttgtgaaagtcctattaagcgtcgtgatctatttctatagatcttgatgcccaatatataagcaacttcaccgaggtctttcactgaaaaactcttattcaagtatccttttatactatccagaaattatatatcatttccaatcaacaatatggcatctacatataatatcagaaatgcaacagagctcccatacactttcttgtaaatataggcttcaccgaaagtctgtataaaaccatatgctttgatcacctcatcaaagtgtatattccaactctgagatgcttgcaccagtccatagatggatcgttggagcttgcacactttgttagcacctttaggattgacaaaaccttctggttgcatcatatacaactcttctttaagaaatccattgaggaatgcagttttgacgtccatttgccagatttcataatcataaaatgcggcaattgctaacatgattcagacagacttaagcatcgctacgggtgagaaggtctcatcgtagtcaaccccttgaacttgtcgaaaacctttcgcgacaagtcgagctttgtagacagtaacataaccgtcagcgtcagtcttcttcttgaagatccatttattttctaaggcttgccgatcattgggtaagtccaccaaagtccacacttttttctcatacatggatcctatctcagatttcatggcctcaagccatttattggaatctgcgctcatcatatcttcttcatagttcgaaggtttgtcatggtctaataacataacttccaggacaggattttcgtaccactctggtgtggat is from Triticum aestivum cultivar Chinese Spring chromosome 1B, IWGSC CS RefSeq v2.1, whole genome shotgun sequence and encodes:
- the LOC123134346 gene encoding isoflavone reductase homolog IRL encodes the protein MASDVKSRILVIGATGYIGRHVVAASARLGHPTLALVRDAVPSDPAKAQLLKTFQDSGVTLLTGDLYDHGSLVSAVKAADVVISTLGAMQIADQTKLIAAIKEAGNVKRFFPSEFGLDVDRTGAVEPAKSIFALKAGIRRAIEAEGIPYTYVVANYFAGYSLPTIGQVLSPAPPTDSVVILGDGETKVVFVDEADIGAYTVLAADDPRAENKVLYIKPPANTLSHNELVSLWEKKTGKTFQRVYVPEDAVLKQIQEAPIPMNIIFSIGHASYIKGDQTNIEIAPSFGVEASELYPDVKYTTVDDLLNRFL